A window of the Haloarcula litorea genome harbors these coding sequences:
- a CDS encoding thioredoxin domain-containing protein encodes MTVTLKDFYADWCGPCKTQDPILEDLEEEWTDVEFEKINVDEEQDVANEYQVRSLPTLIVENDDGVVERFVGVTQAEDIEDAFQQAGA; translated from the coding sequence ATGACGGTCACGCTCAAGGACTTCTACGCCGACTGGTGCGGCCCCTGCAAGACCCAGGACCCGATCCTCGAGGACCTCGAGGAGGAGTGGACGGACGTCGAGTTCGAGAAGATCAACGTCGACGAGGAACAGGACGTCGCCAACGAGTATCAGGTCCGCTCGCTCCCGACGCTCATCGTCGAGAACGACGACGGCGTCGTCGAACGGTTCGTCGGCGTCACACAGGCCGAGGACATCGAAGACGCGTTCCAGCAGGCCGGCGCGTAA
- a CDS encoding DUF7532 family protein — MHFTQREQQALREAGVDQTAIEAASETVVELTDEAADDLEAFFADRETLHSDMDVAHSSSDIQTHTVEYLDLFTHADDIRGYLRFDSWGVPVEGGRVLNDEVVELTLGPTVDGRVRFATDADAL, encoded by the coding sequence ATGCACTTCACACAGCGGGAACAGCAGGCGCTGCGCGAGGCCGGGGTGGACCAGACGGCCATCGAGGCGGCCTCCGAGACGGTGGTCGAGCTGACCGACGAAGCGGCCGACGACCTCGAAGCGTTCTTCGCGGACCGGGAGACGCTCCACTCGGATATGGACGTCGCACACAGCAGCAGCGATATCCAGACACACACCGTCGAGTACCTGGACCTGTTCACACACGCCGACGACATCCGGGGGTACCTCCGGTTCGACTCGTGGGGCGTCCCCGTCGAGGGCGGGCGCGTGCTGAACGACGAGGTGGTGGAACTGACGCTCGGTCCGACCGTCGACGGCCGGGTGCGGTTCGCGACGGACGCCGACGCGCTATGA
- a CDS encoding preprotein translocase subunit Sec61beta: MSSDSGGLMSSAGLVRYFDAEDSNTIRIDPRTIVAFGLLFGVLILVLNAMA; encoded by the coding sequence ATGAGCAGCGACAGCGGCGGACTGATGTCCAGTGCCGGACTGGTCCGGTACTTCGACGCCGAGGACAGCAACACCATCCGCATCGATCCGCGCACCATCGTCGCCTTCGGCCTGCTGTTCGGGGTCCTGATCCTGGTCCTGAACGCGATGGCCTGA